In Musa acuminata AAA Group cultivar baxijiao chromosome BXJ3-11, Cavendish_Baxijiao_AAA, whole genome shotgun sequence, one DNA window encodes the following:
- the LOC135652145 gene encoding E3 ubiquitin-protein ligase SINAT2-like codes for MDIPESQWTEDEFCAVGTETDRIPSCKSSASSGVKAGISSGSSVHELLECPVCTNSMFPPIHQCPNGHTLCSSCKQRVHNHCPTCRQELGNIRCLALEKVAESLELPCKYQHLGCSEIHPYYSKLKHEQLCRFRPYNCPYAGSECLVTGDIPMLVTHLKNDHKVDMHDGCTFNHRYVKPNPHEVENATWMLTVFSCYGHYFCLHFEAFLLGMAPVYMAFLRFLGEDSEARNFSYSLEVGGNGRKLIWQGVPRSIRDNHRKVRDSYDGLIIHRNMALFFSGGDRQELKLRVTGRIWKEQ; via the exons ATGGACATCCCTGAATCCCAATGGACAGAAGATGAATTCTGCGCTGTGGGTACCGAAACAGATCGCATCCCGTCATGCAAGTCTTCTGCCTCTTCTGGTGTTAAGGCGGGCATATCCTCCGGCAGTAGCGTGCATGAACTTCTTGAGTGCCCAGTTTGCACAAATTCTATGTTCCCTCCCATACACCAG TGTCCAAATGGTCACACTCTTTGTTCAAGCTGCAAACAGAGAGTACACAATCATTGCCCTACTTGTCGCCAAGAATTGGGAAATATCAGATGCTTGGCTCTTGAGAAGGTTGCAGAATCGCTGGAGCTACCGTGCAAATATCAACACCTGGGTTGCTCAGAAATACATCCATATTATAGCAAATTGAAACACGAGCAGCTATGCAGGTTCAGGCCCTACAATTGTCCCTATGCCGGTTCAGAATGCCTGGTCACTGGTGACATTCCGATGCTTGTTACCCATCTGAAAAATGATCACAAAGTGGACATGCATGATGGGTGCACATTTAACCATAGATATGTCAAACCAAATCCTCACGAGGTCGAAAATGCAACATGGATGCTGACC GTTTTCAGTTGTTATGGGCATTATTTTTGTCTTCATTTTGAGGCCTTTCTCTTGGGAATGGCTCCAGTTTACATGGCATTCCTAAGATTTCTCGGCGAAGACAGCGAGGCAAGGAACTTCAGCTACAGCCTTGAGGTGGGTGGCAATGGCCGAAAACTTATATGGCAAGGAGTGCCGAGGAGCATAAGAGACAATCACAGGAAGGTCCGAGATAGCTACGATGGGTTGATCATCCACCGGAACATGGCCCTCTTCTTCTCCGGCGGCGACAGGCAAGAGCTGAAGTTGCGAGTGACCGGTCGTATCTGGAAAGAACAGTAA
- the LOC135652795 gene encoding protein VASCULATURE COMPLEXITY AND CONNECTIVITY-like, whose product MEKRVMIFCAAAGFLGLLSAALAFAAEATRIKVSDVETTTLGECRYPRSPALALGLIAAVALIIAQAIINTVAGCICCKKYPNPSDTNWTIGLISFIASWVTFIIAFVLLLSGAALNDRWGQERMYFGEFCYVVKSGVFSGGAVLSLASVALGIVYYISSVSLKNVQPCNSSQNQDIALGHPHTTPQSRTTPVFVHEDTYNRQQFP is encoded by the exons ATGGAGAAGAGGGTGATGATTTTCTGCGCAGCCGCGGGCTTTCTTGGCCTTCTCTCTGCTGCTCTCGCCTTCGCCGCAGAGGCCACAAGGATCAAG GTTTCTGATGTGGAAACAACAACGCTAGGTGAATGCAGATACCCAAGGAGCCCAGCATTAGCTCTTGGTCTTATAGCAGCAGTGGCTCTTATCATAGCTCAGGCCATCATAAACACTGTAGCTGGGTGTATATGTTGCAAGAAGTATCCAAATCCATCAGACACAAACTGGAcaatagggttgatctcttttattgcttcttg GGTTACTTTTATAATAGCCTTTGTTCTGTTGTTGAGTGGTGCTGCCCTAAACGACCGATGGGGACAGGAAAGGATGTATTTTGGCGAATTCTGCTATGTTGTCAAGTCTGGAGTATTTTCAGGAGGGGCAGTACTATCTCTTGCAAGTGTTGCTCTTGGGATTGTTTATTACATCTCATCGGTGTCATTAAAGAATGTGCAGCCCTGCAATTCGTCACAAAATCAAGACATTGCACTGGGTCATCCTCATACTACACCTCAAAGTCGGACGACCCCAGTATTTGTGCATGAGGATACTTATAATCGACAACAATTCCCCTGA